A genome region from Setaria italica strain Yugu1 chromosome III, Setaria_italica_v2.0, whole genome shotgun sequence includes the following:
- the LOC101754058 gene encoding uncharacterized protein LOC101754058: protein MLEWYRKKDPKATLVTGENASRNNQMSSPMVQKDLARACAEETIELIKSEIGDRWFAVLVDEAHDASIKEQMVVVVRFVNDKGSVIERFLSIEHVSDTTSTSLKEALDTMLRRYGLSISKIRGQGYDGASNMRGQFHGLQRLLVVVSVAKCCGSTFDFFNYVTSIVNVVSASCKRKDQLLQSHHDKLVEQLDSSAIFSGRRKNQETSLARPGDTRWVQKLVELAKIYKDDFCDYDCIKLVGDLRIFIDEVRNDDNFDTCTDLGNLAEKMVQTGRDTTFPLVYHLIELALILPVAIATVE, encoded by the exons ATGCTTGAATGGTACAGAAAGAAGGATCCTAAGGCTACACTTGTGACCGGTGAAAATGCTTCAAGGAATAATCAAATGAGTAGTCCAATGGTTCAGAAAGATTTGGCTAGGGCTTGTGCAGAGGAGACAATTGAGTTAATTAAAAGTGAAATAGGAGATCGTTGGTTTGCGGTGCTTGTCGATGAGGCTCATGATGCATCTATTAAGGAACAAATGGTTGTGGTTGTGAG GTTTGTCAATGATAAAGGAAGTGTGATCGAGAGGTTTCTTAGCATTGAACATGTTTCTGACACCACATCAACTTCACTAAAAGAAGCATTGGATACTATGCTTAGAAGATATGGTCTATCTATTTCCAAGATTAGAGGGCAAGGATATGATGGAGCTTCAAATATGAGAGGACAATTTCATGGGTTACAAAGACTG CTTGTGGTAGTTTCTGTAGCCAAGTGTTGTGGCtcaacttttgatttcttcaattatgTCACTTCAATTGTCAATGTTGTTAGTGCTTCTTGCAAGAGGAAAGATCAACTCCTTCAAAGTCATCATGATAAGCTTGTTGAGCAGTTAGATAGTAGTGCTATTTTTTCTGGGAGAAGGAAAAACCAAGAAACTAGTCTTGCTAGACCTGGTGATACACGGTGGG TACAGAAGTTGGTTGAGCTTGCTAAGATTTATAAAGATGACTTCTGTGATTATGACTGCATAAAGCTTGTGGGTGACCTTCGTATATTCATTGATGAAGTCAGAAATGATGATAATTTTGACACTTGTACTGATCTTGGTAACCTTGCTGAGAAGATGGTTCAAACTGGAAGAGATACAACTTTTCCTTTGGTATATCATCTCattgaacttgcattgattttgccgGTGGCAATAGCAACAGTTGAATGA
- the LOC111256854 gene encoding uncharacterized protein LOC111256854: MAAEKGSPGPLADALETNASVDPGLVPTKRMKIEAAAAELVGGSNTGTEEVAQQRMTPAAAVGDSSSASPAVPVNTPPRLRFPPFPKTGKGKDVRNWSRECKRIREIAAKDPRLKLPTRRKPKDPGTTDAVLSSREKVVVRGVARSIVNISSSTHAICWLAE; encoded by the exons ATGGCGGCGGAGAAGGGCAGTCCGGGGCCGCTGGCCGACGCATTAGAAACGAATGCGTCGGTTGATCCGGGGCTGGTTCCTACTAAGAGGATGAAGAttgaggctgcggcggcggagttgGTGGGTGGGAGCAACACTGGCACAGAGGAGGTGGCGCAGCAGAGGATGACGCCGGCTGCAGCAGTAGGAGATAGTTCGAGTGCCTCACCTGCTGTTCCGGTCAACACCCCGCCGCGTCTACGCTTCCCGCCATTCCCAAAGACAGGCAAGGGGAAGGATGTGCGGAACTGGAGCAGGGAGTGCAAGAGGATCCGCGAGATTGCTGCAAAAG ATCCTCGTCTGAAACTTCCTACGCGAAGGAAGCCCAAGGATCCAGGTACCACAGATGCCGTTCTGAGCTCAAGAGAAAAGGTTGTGGTTCGGGGTGTGGCACGCTCCATCGTCAATATTTCCTCCAGCACACACG CTATCTGTTGGCTTGCCGAATAA
- the LOC101753645 gene encoding uncharacterized protein LOC101753645, whose translation MPDIKAVAAKLLDRSRRKEVESRQRETAASSAGGGASSAIATIVDRPLPIRFPPWNASLEDMHKWNLERRRIDKLVGKDPRTKLLENLPTLRKPKDPDTRDAVASSRDKRRWFSHENQSRLFPDGNFIWQCTGIVVGWDEAKKCARILTNYDIASDTGALLDPKPKIHVRLPNKIVSEGQLLFFNKHYNIALLEITADFLLQLPSFGSSPNYGQEVFVLARDEDSFLLARHGTIVWIDEPDYSSCNYHMFLSCELPGGAAIDHNGNVIGMAFDCFKEYPAMLVSISTILTCIEMWMKFSRIARPIMQGLRLRSVELLDVSSREEISYSYNINSGYIVDTVRFNSTAEKLEDLLLSLGWEFLERGFGASTVVDFKLEVYDPIGHITRSIILPVGFCDAQVKSFMETVLALHKPACLHNGN comes from the exons ATGCCGGATAtcaaggcggtggcggcgaagttGCTGGACCGGAGCAGGAGGAAGGAGGTGGAGAGCCGGCAacgggagacggcggcgagtTCAGCTGGAGGAGGTGCGTCATCTGCCATCGCCACCATCGTCGATCGGCCGCTCCCTATCCGCTTCCCGCCGTGGAATGCTTCGCTGGAAGATATGCACAAATGGAACCTGGAGCGCAGGAGGATCGACAAGCTCGTCGGAAAAG ATCCTCGCACCAAGCTTCTTGAAAATCTTCCTACCCTGAGAAAGCCAAAGGATCCTGACACCCGCGACGCTGTGGCCAGCTCAAGAGACAAGAGGAGATGGTTCT CTCATGAAAATCAATCACGTCTGTTTCCAGATGGGAATTTCATTTGGCAATGCACTGGCATTGTTGTCGGTTGGGACGAGGCCAAGAAGTGCGCTAGAATATTGACTAATTATGACATTGCCAGCGACACTGGTGCATTGCTTGATCCCAAGCCCAAG ATACATGTTCGCTTGCCAAATAAGATTGTCTCAGAGGGGCAACTTCTGTTCTTCAATAAACACTATAATATTGCTCTACTAGAGATCACGGCAGATTTTCTGTTACAGCTCCCTTCTTTTGGATCAAGCCCAAACTATGGTCAAGAGGTTTTTGTGTTGGCTAGGGACGAAGATTCGTTCTTGTTGGCTAGGCATGGGACAATCGTGTGGATAGATGAACCAGATTATTCGTCATGCAACTACCATATGTTTCTCAGCTGCGAACTCCCTGG GGGGGCGGCAATTGACCATAACGGCAATGTTATAGGGATGGCATTCGATTGTTTCAAAGAATATCCTGCTATGCTTGTGTCCATCTCTACGATCCTCACATGCATTGAAATGTGGATGAAGTTTAG TCGTATTGCTCGCCCCATTATGCAAGGTTTGCGCTTAAGGTCAGTGGAATTGTTGGATGTGTCAAGCAGAGAGGAGATATCTTATAGCTACAACATTAACAGTGGTTACATTGTTGATACG GTACGATTTAACTCTACTGCAGAGAAG TTGGAagatcttcttctctctcttggTTGGGAATTCCTAGAGAGGGGCTTTGGTGCAAGCACCGTGGTAGATTTTAAG CTTGAAGTTTATGATCCCATTGGACATATCACGAGAAGCATAATCTTGCCTGTAGGATTCTGTGACGCTCAGGTAAAATCTTTTATGGAAACTGTTCTAGCACTTCATAAACCTGCTTGCTTGCACAATGGCAACTAG
- the LOC101776714 gene encoding auxin-responsive protein SAUR19, whose amino-acid sequence MCKVVITIPSLVWLRRTVRRWRSRATAATEASSSRSGAAVPAGHVAVCVEGGGCGSRRFVVQLAHLSHPTFRDLLRQAEEEYGFPAAPGPIALPCDEDHFLDVLHRVSSSSSSRSSCCCGPAVRRGRGDARPLLQGMAVEKLAC is encoded by the coding sequence ATGTGCAAGGTCGTGATCACGATCCCGTCGCTCGTCTGGCTGCGCCGCACCGTGCGCCGGTGGCGgtcccgcgccaccgccgcaacggaggcctcctcctcgcgctccggCGCCGCGGTGCCGGCGGGGCACGTGGCGGTGTGCGTGGAAGGCGGCGGGTGCGGCTCGAGGCGGTTCGTGGTGCAGCTGGCGCACCTCAGCCACCCGACGTTCCGGGACCTGCTGcggcaggcggaggaggagtaCGGCTTCCCGGCGGCCCCCGGGCCCATCGCGCTCCCCTGCGACGAGGACCACTTCCTCGACGTCCTCCACCGCGtgtcttcgtcgtcgtcctcgcgctCCTCATGCTGCTGCGGGCCGGCCGTGCGACGCGGGCGCGGCGACGCCCGGCCGCTGCTGCAGGGGATGGCCGTGGAGAAGCTCGCCTGTTGA
- the LOC101776313 gene encoding auxin-responsive protein SAUR19-like, whose amino-acid sequence MCKVVITIPSLVWLRRAVRRWRSRTSGKGGAADAAAVPAGHVAVCVEGAGAGGGGSAAPRRFVVRLAHLSHPAFLELLRQAEEEYGFPAAPGPIALPCDEDHFLDVLHRVSSSSSSPYSCCCGPAVSRRARGDARPLLQGMAVEKLVC is encoded by the coding sequence ATGTGCAAGGTCGTGATCACGATCCCGTCGCTCGTCTGGCTGCGCCGTgccgtgcggcggtggcggtcgcGCACCTCCGGCAAGGGAGGAGcggcggacgccgcggcggtgccggcggggCACGTGGCGGTGTGCGtggagggcgccggcgccggcggcggcgggtcggcggcgccgaggcggtTCGTGGTGCGGCTGGCGCATCTCAGCCACCCGGCGTTCCTGGAGCTGCTGcggcaggcggaggaggagtaCGGCttcccggccgcgcccggccccATCGCGCTCCCCTGCGACGAGGATCACTTCCTCGATGTCCTCCACCgcgtgtcctcctcctcctcctcgccctacTCCTGCTGCTGCGGGCCGGCCGtctcgcggcgcgcgcgcggcgacgcGCGGCCGCTGCTGCAGGGCATGGCCGTGGAGAAGCTCGTCTGCTAA
- the LOC101777539 gene encoding GTP cyclohydrolase 1, with translation MDTTAMGALEEAHLAAAVAAACACEEEDDDLELLGGEAEPLAAVAAADAMEPAIRALLVGLGEDERREGLRRTPKRVAKAFRDGTRGYRQKVKDIVQGALFPEVGVDKRTGSAGGTGGQVVVRDIELFSYCESCLLPFSIQCHVGYVPSGGRVVGLSKLSRVSDVFAKRLQNPQRLANEVCGALHASIQPAGVAVALQCWHIPLPENLECKTLQGWIRTSHSSRSGVFEGENSTFWSDFLALLKLRGIDMEVDNHSASIPWCPLRSHEVPLSNGHCKKSSTNGMVSAVTSMLLSLGEDPLRKELLGTPQRYVQWLMKFRACNLDVKLNGFTLGNVSMYERPGGGKADHGAIHSELHLPFCAQCEHHLLPFYGVVHIGYFDDGSGEGIDRSHFQALVHFYGCKLQVQERMTRQIAEAVYSVSHNGVMVVVEANHICMISRGVEKIRSNTATIAVLGQFLTDPSAKACFLQNVLDTAGSAV, from the exons A TGGATACCACCGCCATGGGAGCGCTCGAGGAggcccacctcgccgccgccgtggccgccgcgtgcgcgtgcgaggaggaggacgatgaccTCGAGCTCCTTGGCGGGGAGGCCGAGcccctggcggcggtggcggcggccgacgccatggagccggcgatcCGCGCGCTGCTGGTGGGGCTCGGCGAGGACGAGCGCCGCGAGGGGCTGCGACGGACGCCCAAGCGCGTTGCCAAGGCCTTCCGCGACGGCACCCGAG GTTACAGGCAGAAAGTAAAGGACATTGTGCAGGGTGCTCTGTTTCCTGAGGTTGGTGTCGACAAAAGGACCGGGTCTGCTGGTGGAACTGGAGGGCAAGTTGTTGTTCGAGATATTGAACTTTTCTCATACTGTGAGTCATGCCTGCTTCCATTCAGCATACAATGCCATGTTGGGTATGTGCCCTCCGGTGGAAGGGTTGTTGGCTTAAGCAAGCTTTCTAGAGTATCTGATGTCTTTGCCAAGAGATTGCAAAACCCTCAAAGACTAGCTAATGAAGTTTGTGGTGCACTGCATGCTAGCATTCAACCTGCTGGCGTTGCTGTTGCTCTGCAGTGCTGGCACATCCCTTTGCCAGAAAACTTGGAATGCAAGACTTTGCAAGGTTGGATTAGAACTTCACATTCATCTCGCTCCGGAGTTTTCGAGGGTGAAAACAGCACTTTCTGGAGTGACTTCTTGGCTCTTCTTAAGCTTAGGGGCATAGACATGGAGGTGGACAACCATTCTGCCTCTATTCCTTGGTGCCCCTTAAGGTCTCATGAGGTCCCACTCTCTAACGGGCACTGCAAGAAAAGCTCAACTAACGGCATGGTTTCTGCAGTTACGTCAATGCTCTTATCACTTGGAGAGGACCCCCTCAGGAAAGAACTTTTAGGCACTCCTCAGCGCTACGTGCAGTGGCTGATGAAGTTCAGAGCATGTAATCTAGATGTGAAGCTGAATGGCTTTACACTTGGTAATGTCAGCATGTATGAGAGGCCAGGTGGAGGCAAGGCGGATCATGGAGCAATCCACTCTGAGCTGCATTTGCCATTTTGTGCTCAATGTGAGCACCATCTTCTGCCCTTCTATGGGGTAGTGCACATTGGATACTTCGATGATGGAAGCGGAGAAGGCATTGATCGGTCACATTTTCAGGCCTTGGTTCATTTCTATGGGTGCAAGCTTCAGGTTCAAGAAAGGATGACAAGGCAGATAGCTGAAGCAGTTTATTCCGTTTCACACAATGGGGTCATGGTCGTTGTTGAGGCCAACCACATTTGCATGATCTCAAGAGGGGTAGAGAAAATAAGGAGCAACACCGCAACAATTGCAGTTTTGGGCCAGTTTTTGACCGACCCTTCTGCCAAGGCATGCTTCTTACAGAATGTTTTAGATACAGCTGGTTCTGCAGTTTGA
- the LOC101777126 gene encoding flavanone 3-dioxygenase 1, whose translation MAPASSAAPFLPTTASSESTLPPSFVREEDERPKVPHDSFSDEVPVISLDGIGGGERRAEIRARVAAACEDWGIFQVVDHGVDAALIAEMARLARDFFALPPQEKLRFDMSGGKKGGFIVSSHLQGEAVQDWREIVTYFSYPVKARDYSRWPDKPAAWRAVVEQYSEQLMGLSCKLLGVLSEAMGLEAGALAEACVEMDQKVVVNFYPRCQQPDLTLGLKRHTDPGTITLLLQDLVGGLQATRDGGRTWITVQPVEGAFVVNLGDHGHFLSNGRFKNADHQAVVNSECSRLSIATFQNPAPDATVYPLAVREGEAPILDEPITFAEMYRRKMARDIELAKLKKQARAAAEKQQVQVQMPQQSASEEFAVPKPESLDEILA comes from the exons ATGGCTCcggcgagcagcgcggcgcCGTTCCTCCCGACGACGGCGTCGTCGGAGTCGACGCTGCCGCCGTCGTTCGtgcgggaggaggacgagcgCCCCAAGGTGCCGCACGACAGCTTCAGCGACGAGGTGCCGGTGATCTCGCTcgacggcatcggcggcggcgagaggcggGCCGAGATCCGCGCGCGCGTGGCCGCGGCGTGCGAGGACTGGGGCATCTTCCAGGTGGTGGACCACGGCGTGGACGCCGCGCTCATCGCCGAGATGGCGCGCCTCGCGCGAGACTTCTTCGCGCTGCCGCCACAGGAGAAGCTCCGTTTCGACATGTCCGGCGGCAAGAAGGgcggcttcatcgtctccagcCACCTCCAG GGGGAGGCGGTGCAGGACTGGCGTGAGATCGTCACCTACTTCTCGTACCCGGTGAAGGCCCGCGACTACTCGCGGTGGCCCGACAagccggcggcgtggcgcgcggTGGTGGAGCAGTACAGCGAGCAGCTCATGGGCCTCTCCTGCAAGCTCCTGGGCGTGCTGTCGGAGGCGATGGGCCTGGAGGCGGGGGCGCTCGCCGAGGCCTGCGTGGAAATGGACCAGAAGGTGGTGGTCAACTTCTACCCCAGGTGCCAGCAGCCGGACCTCACGCTGGGCCTCAAGCGCCACACCGACCCCGGCACCATcacgctgctgctgcaggaCCTCGTCGGCGGCCTCCAGGCCACCCGCGACGGCGGCCGGACATGGATCACCGTGCAGCCCGTCGAGGGCGCCTTCGTCGTCAACCTCGGTGACCACGGCCAC TTCCTGAGCAACGGCAGGTTCAAGAACGCCGACCACCAGGCGGTGGTGAACTCGGAGTGCAGCCGGCTGTCGATCGCGACGTTCCAGAACCCGGCGCCGGACGCGACGGTGTACCCGCTGGCCGTGCGGGAGGGGGAGGCGCCCATCCTGGACGAGCCCATCACCTTCGCCGAGATGTACCGGCGCAAGATGGCGCGCGACATCGAGCTCGccaagctcaagaagcaggCCAGGGCGGCCGCCGAGAAGCAGCAGGTGCAGGTGCAGATGCCCCAGCAGAGCGCCAGCGAGGAGTTCGCCGTGCCCAAGCCCGAGTCACTCGATGAGATTCTTGCCTAA